In Candidatus Sulfotelmatobacter sp., the genomic stretch GAGCGATGACCAGCTTGCGCCATCCCAATACGCAACACGCTGCGCTGAGGTTGTTCCGATGGCAGCGAAATGTCCCCCCGCATACAGATTCCCGTTCGGTTCCGCGGCGAGCGCGCTGACGCCGCCGTAGATCGGAGGACCCAGGGCTCCCCAGCGGGTGCCATTCCACAGCGCGGCACCGCCCGCGATCACGTCCCCAGCGAGCGAGAAGTTTCCGCCCGCGTAGAGACGACCGCTCCCAGGCACCGCCAATGCGTTGACGTCATAGTTCATCCCCGAGTGGTCCACGCCTGAGTCGGCGGCGAACGCCGTCCAGGCGGTCCCGTTCCAACGCGCCAGGTAGTTCGCGCTCACGCCTCCCAGGCTGCTGAAGTCGCCTCCCGCGTACAGTTTTCCACTTGCGTCCAGCGCCAGCGACAAGATGTTGTGAGACACATCGCCGCTGATGTCTGACCAGTCGGCGCCATCCCAGCGCGCGACGTAATTGAAATTCACTCCGGCGAACAGGTTCCCGCTCGCATCCACCGCCAGCGCTTCGACATTATCGCTGTCAAACCCTGAGCCCAGGAACGACCAGTCGGTGCCATTCCAGCGCGCGACACCCCCGTTATAGCCCAGGGCGGCGAAGGCGCCCCCCGCGTACAGGTGCCCATTCCCGTCCGCTGCCAGCACATTGACTTCGCCGTCCAGTCCCGGGCCCACTGCCCGCCAGTGACCACCATCCCAACGCGCGACGCCGTAGGCGCTGATACCCCCAGCCGTGGTGAAGTCGCCGCCCGCGTACAGGTTCCCATTCCCATCTGCCAGCAGAGTGAGGACCCTGTTGTTGAACCCCGAGCCCAGTGCCGACCAGCTCGTGCCGTTCCAGCGGGCAACGTGGTTCGCGCTCACGCCCCCCGCGGTGGTGAAGGCGCCTCCGGCGTACAGGTTCCCGGTCGCGTCCACGGCCAGCGCATCGACTTCGCCGTCCAGCCCCGAGCCCAGCGCCGACCACTGAGTACCATCCCAACGCGCGACGCAGTTCGCGCTATCACCTCCCGCCATGTTGAAGATGCCGCCCGTGTAGAGGTTCCCATTCCCATCTGCAGCCAGAGCGAGGACCTTGCTGCTGAGCCCGGAGCCCAGCGCCGACCAGCTCTTGCCGTT encodes the following:
- a CDS encoding FlgD immunoglobulin-like domain containing protein → MSNVARWNGKSWSALGSGLSSKVLALAADGNGNLYTGGIFNMAGGDSANCVARWDGTQWSALGSGLDGEVDALAVDATGNLYAGGAFTTAGGVSANHVARWNGTSWSALGSGFNNRVLTLLADGNGNLYAGGDFTTAGGISAYGVARWDGGHWRAVGPGLDGEVNVLAADGNGHLYAGGAFAALGYNGGVARWNGTDWSFLGSGFDSDNVEALAVDASGNLFAGVNFNYVARWDGADWSDISGDVSHNILSLALDASGKLYAGGDFSSLGGVSANYLARWNGTAWTAFAADSGVDHSGMNYDVNALAVPGSGRLYAGGNFSLAGDVIAGGAALWNGTRWGALGPPIYGGVSALAAEPNGNLYAGGHFAAIGTTSAQRVAYWDGASWSSLSDGVDPNDDVLALALDKSGKLYVGGLFVTVGTLPGTRHVARWDGSQWSALGTGVDDDVHALVVDANGNLYAGGDFDVAGGVVAHGVARWDGHQWSSLGTGLNGPVDALAVDGVGNLYAGGYFTMAGGVSANSVARWDGNRWSSLGSGVDGFVNALAADSTGNLYACGNFSTAGSVNANHVARWDGSQWSSLGSGVSGAWVEAVAVDGSNVYVGGPFTTAGGKASSHIALWHAGGTTAVPEPTSGRSFPSLSEAAPNPFRESVRMVLELPAAGNVSVDVFEVTGRRVRRLMGGVAAAGSHSLNWDGRDGHDHPLPAGMYLVRATVGATAVTRRVVLLR